One Lachnospiraceae bacterium C1.1 genomic region harbors:
- a CDS encoding AraC family transcriptional regulator has protein sequence MRKEIIDRLCELTSEEKKIISGDNTISKELYSSEEEFVIDSAKLLEQGKLIAARPHTRFAHFPVHRHNYIEMLITIQGSITTHIIDGETLTLTEGDILLLNRHARHEILPCSINDIAVNIIILPEFFTRNSVSYDRENILRAFIIESLSEKQHYKDFLIYHAKGILPVENLLENLLWSLLISKTEMNEIIRSSMDLLLMNLTALSADTLKDMRNRSQNVTIQALEYIDRNFKGGTLAELASEIGYSTAYLSRLLKNYTGMNFKQLLQERKLQQAAYLLENTTLSTDRIIEAIGYENSAYFYHIFEEKYGCTPRNYKRRLNNNE, from the coding sequence ATGAGAAAAGAAATAATCGATCGTCTATGTGAGCTAACTTCGGAAGAGAAGAAAATTATCTCCGGTGATAACACTATCTCCAAAGAACTCTATAGTTCAGAAGAAGAATTTGTAATCGACAGTGCTAAGCTTTTAGAGCAGGGAAAGCTTATTGCAGCACGTCCTCATACAAGATTTGCCCATTTTCCTGTTCACCGTCACAATTATATAGAAATGCTCATAACCATTCAGGGCAGCATAACAACGCATATAATCGACGGAGAAACGCTAACTCTTACAGAGGGCGATATTCTTCTCCTAAATCGGCATGCACGCCATGAGATCCTTCCCTGCAGTATAAATGATATAGCAGTAAATATTATTATCCTTCCGGAATTTTTTACACGGAATTCTGTATCCTACGATCGCGAAAATATCCTTCGTGCATTTATCATAGAATCTCTTTCTGAAAAGCAGCACTATAAGGATTTTCTTATATATCATGCCAAAGGTATTCTTCCCGTAGAAAATCTTCTGGAAAATCTTTTATGGTCGCTGCTTATCAGTAAAACTGAAATGAATGAGATTATCCGCTCCAGCATGGATCTGCTGCTGATGAACCTTACAGCACTTTCTGCCGATACCCTTAAGGATATGCGAAACAGAAGTCAGAATGTAACTATTCAAGCCCTTGAATATATTGATCGCAATTTTAAGGGCGGAACCCTTGCTGAGCTAGCTTCAGAAATTGGATACAGCACGGCATATTTAAGCCGTCTTCTGAAAAATTATACAGGAATGAATTTTAAGCAGCTCCTTCAGGAGCGAAAACTCCAGCAGGCAGCTTATCTTCTTGAAAACACTACTCTGTCCACTGACAGGATAATTGAAGCAATAGGATATGAGAACAGCGCTTATTTTTATCATATTTTCGAAGAAAAATATGGCTGCACCCCAAGAAATTATAAAAGGAGACTAAATAATAATGAATAA
- the trxA gene encoding thioredoxin — translation MEYKFTKDNFETEVMNSDKPVLIDFYADWCMPCKMMGPVVKELAEKYDGKVKIGKINVDQEQELAAGFKVMSIPFFAVMKNGKLVDSAVGAVPKNVLEGKISSL, via the coding sequence ATGGAATATAAATTTACAAAAGATAATTTTGAAACAGAAGTAATGAATAGTGATAAGCCTGTGCTTATTGATTTCTATGCAGACTGGTGCATGCCCTGTAAGATGATGGGACCTGTAGTTAAGGAACTTGCAGAAAAGTATGACGGAAAGGTCAAGATAGGAAAGATCAATGTTGATCAGGAACAGGAACTCGCAGCAGGCTTTAAGGTAATGAGCATCCCCTTCTTCGCAGTTATGAAAAATGGAAAGCTCGTTGACAGCGCTGTAGGCGCAGTCCCCAAAAATGTTTTAGAGGGAAAAATCTCGAGTTTATAA
- the rpsF gene encoding 30S ribosomal protein S6, whose product MNKYELAVVINGKLEEDDKNAVLDKVKALVERFDGKITAIDEQGKKKFAYEVQKMKEGYYNFIKFEAEAGTPAEIEKRIRIMDNVVRYLIVVDDVEVVEPKAEETAENTEAAE is encoded by the coding sequence ATGAACAAATATGAGTTAGCCGTTGTAATCAACGGAAAGCTTGAAGAGGATGACAAGAACGCAGTCCTTGACAAGGTTAAGGCTCTTGTTGAGCGTTTCGATGGTAAGATTACAGCTATCGATGAGCAGGGCAAGAAGAAATTTGCGTATGAAGTCCAGAAGATGAAGGAAGGTTATTACAACTTCATTAAATTCGAGGCTGAGGCAGGAACACCTGCTGAGATCGAAAAGCGTATTCGCATAATGGATAATGTCGTACGTTATCTTATCGTTGTTGATGATGTTGAAGTAGTTGAGCCTAAGGCTGAAGAGACTGCTGAGAACACAGAAGCAGCTGAATAA
- a CDS encoding helix-turn-helix domain-containing protein — MKEKKEKESLCESIAGEGCGLKKVIGIVGGKWKIMILCVIDNNESVRYGDLKRSVFGITNTMLAQSLKELETDGLVLRKQYDEMPVRVEYSLTDKTRSLIPILLELKKWGEENL; from the coding sequence ATGAAAGAAAAAAAAGAAAAAGAATCATTATGTGAAAGCATCGCCGGCGAAGGCTGTGGCTTAAAGAAAGTTATAGGTATCGTAGGCGGTAAATGGAAGATCATGATCCTATGCGTAATAGATAATAATGAATCCGTACGCTATGGTGACCTGAAACGCTCTGTTTTCGGAATTACCAATACCATGCTGGCCCAATCCCTGAAGGAACTTGAAACGGATGGACTTGTGTTGAGAAAACAGTATGATGAAATGCCTGTAAGAGTTGAATATTCACTTACAGATAAAACAAGAAGCCTGATTCCCATTCTATTAGAGCTTAAGAAATGGGGGGAAGAAAATCTGTAA
- a CDS encoding AAC(3) family N-acetyltransferase, whose protein sequence is MDNYVKLRDIPKHFGLEKGDSVWISSDIKTLLYSCIEHEDDHDMNILIDGIIDIIGEEGTILIPTFNWDFCKGKTFDIRKSPCKTGVIGKVALKRKDFRRTQHPIYSFAVWGKDADYLCSLTNKSSFGADSPFDYCREHNTKNVFIDVECQHSYTFVHYVEEQVGVPYRYLKDFTAHYIDENGIESERTYSMNVRDLDADIFVTIYPFEEDFVKAGASRRYEVNDIPMKTIEIGKTYDIIYNDVKNNKSRKVCTYKGQ, encoded by the coding sequence ATGGATAATTATGTTAAACTTCGGGATATTCCGAAGCATTTTGGACTTGAAAAAGGCGACAGTGTATGGATCTCATCCGATATCAAAACACTTCTATATTCTTGTATTGAACACGAAGATGACCATGATATGAATATTCTGATCGATGGGATAATAGATATTATCGGTGAAGAAGGCACAATTCTCATCCCAACATTTAATTGGGATTTCTGTAAAGGTAAGACCTTTGATATAAGAAAAAGTCCTTGTAAGACCGGTGTTATTGGTAAAGTTGCACTTAAAAGAAAAGATTTCAGAAGGACTCAGCACCCTATCTATTCTTTTGCTGTCTGGGGCAAGGATGCCGACTATCTTTGTTCTCTTACAAATAAGAGCTCATTTGGCGCAGATTCGCCCTTTGACTACTGCAGAGAGCATAATACAAAAAATGTCTTCATAGATGTTGAATGCCAGCATTCGTATACATTCGTTCATTATGTGGAAGAACAGGTAGGAGTTCCTTATCGTTACTTAAAGGATTTCACTGCCCACTATATAGATGAAAACGGCATCGAATCAGAACGTACCTACAGTATGAACGTTCGCGACCTCGACGCCGATATATTTGTTACTATTTATCCATTTGAAGAGGATTTTGTAAAAGCCGGAGCATCCAGACGTTATGAAGTTAATGATATTCCAATGAAGACGATAGAAATTGGCAAGACCTATGATATCATTTATAACGATGTCAAAAATAACAAAAGCCGCAAAGTTTGCACTTATAAAGGTCAATAA
- a CDS encoding MaoC/PaaZ C-terminal domain-containing protein, with amino-acid sequence MNHYKYEELEIGQKESFEVEITEEMLDSFRKITGDMNPLHKDDEFARTKGFDSHAAFGMLTASFLSTLAGVYLPGESSLIHNTEIKFMKPVFVGDKLTVKGEVAEKNDVYNTIRIKVEMRNADGTKVLRGSMQIGIV; translated from the coding sequence ATGAATCATTATAAATATGAAGAGCTGGAAATCGGGCAGAAAGAGTCTTTTGAGGTAGAGATAACTGAAGAAATGCTGGATTCTTTCAGAAAGATAACCGGAGACATGAATCCTCTTCACAAAGATGATGAATTTGCAAGGACAAAGGGATTTGACTCACATGCGGCTTTCGGAATGCTGACAGCTTCATTTTTATCAACGCTTGCCGGAGTGTATCTTCCGGGGGAGTCAAGCCTTATACATAATACTGAGATCAAATTCATGAAGCCTGTTTTTGTTGGAGACAAACTCACTGTTAAGGGAGAAGTCGCTGAAAAGAATGATGTGTATAATACAATACGTATAAAGGTTGAAATGAGAAATGCCGATGGGACAAAGGTTTTAAGAGGAAGCATGCAGATAGGAATTGTTTAA
- a CDS encoding single-stranded DNA-binding protein: MNKVILMGRLTRDPDIRQSQGEGSTVVSRYTLAVDRRFKRDGADQSADFISCVAFGKTAEFMEKYTHKGTKLVVSGRIQTGSYTNKDGQKVYTTDVVTEEVEFAESKKTADAYDAGSSYSAPSESSPAPKAADDGFMNVPDGIDEELPFA; the protein is encoded by the coding sequence ATGAATAAAGTTATTTTAATGGGGCGCCTTACGAGAGATCCGGACATTCGTCAGTCACAAGGCGAAGGTTCAACAGTTGTATCAAGGTATACACTTGCAGTAGATCGCCGTTTCAAGAGAGATGGAGCAGATCAGAGTGCTGATTTTATCAGCTGTGTTGCTTTTGGAAAGACAGCAGAGTTCATGGAGAAATACACCCACAAGGGTACCAAGCTTGTTGTCAGCGGCAGAATACAGACAGGCAGTTATACCAATAAGGATGGACAGAAGGTCTATACGACAGATGTCGTCACAGAAGAGGTTGAGTTTGCAGAGAGCAAGAAGACAGCAGATGCATATGATGCAGGCAGCTCCTACAGCGCACCTTCAGAGTCATCTCCCGCACCGAAAGCGGCAGATGACGGATTTATGAATGTTCCTGACGGCATTGACGAGGAGCTTCCGTTTGCATAA
- a CDS encoding DUF4910 domain-containing protein — protein sequence MIDSRIGEKMYGLCGRIFPICRSITGNGVRETFKILQAEIPDIPFEMHEVPSGTKVLDWTVPKEWNIRDAYIETPSGKRICEFSKNNLNILHYSLPIDKVISLSELKEHITTLPDQPDLIPYASSYYKERWGFCMSQNDFDRLEDGDYHVFIDSTLEDGSLTYGEILIKGETDEEIMFSSYTCHPSMANNECSGPVVLTNLARYIKDMPKRRYSYRLVLAPETIGAITYISKNLDHLKKHVKAAFNLTCVGDNRTYSIVHSRYSDTLADKILVNVLSHHYPEYKDYSYLERGSDERQYQAPGVDIPMVCFCRSKYHVYPEYHTSADNMSIISAEGLAGAYEVMIKSIKALEYNRYYKVQTLGEPQLGKRGLVPTMSSKDTYKSTLALKDLIAYADGRNDLIDISNIIKVPLDILYPLIDKLMDCGLFAYED from the coding sequence ATGATCGATTCACGAATCGGGGAAAAAATGTACGGCCTTTGCGGCCGTATTTTTCCTATTTGCAGAAGTATTACAGGAAATGGAGTAAGAGAGACTTTTAAGATCCTTCAGGCAGAAATACCGGATATTCCTTTTGAGATGCATGAGGTGCCAAGCGGAACAAAGGTATTGGACTGGACTGTGCCAAAAGAATGGAATATAAGAGACGCTTATATAGAAACACCTTCAGGCAAAAGAATATGTGAATTCAGTAAAAATAATCTGAATATTCTGCATTATTCACTTCCAATTGATAAAGTTATTTCTTTATCAGAACTCAAGGAGCATATAACAACACTTCCGGATCAGCCGGATCTAATCCCCTATGCATCGAGCTACTATAAGGAACGCTGGGGATTTTGTATGTCACAGAATGACTTTGATAGGCTGGAAGATGGAGATTATCATGTTTTTATCGATTCAACCCTTGAGGATGGAAGTCTTACTTATGGTGAAATACTTATAAAGGGCGAGACAGATGAGGAGATAATGTTTTCAAGCTATACCTGCCATCCATCAATGGCAAATAATGAATGTTCTGGCCCTGTTGTTCTGACAAATCTTGCCCGTTATATAAAGGATATGCCGAAAAGAAGATATTCATACAGGCTTGTCCTTGCACCGGAAACTATTGGTGCTATCACATACATCAGCAAAAATCTCGACCATCTTAAAAAGCATGTGAAAGCAGCTTTTAATCTTACATGTGTTGGTGATAACAGAACATATTCTATCGTTCACTCGAGATATTCAGATACTCTTGCGGATAAGATACTTGTAAACGTACTTTCTCATCACTATCCCGAATATAAAGATTATTCATATCTGGAAAGAGGATCGGATGAGAGACAGTATCAGGCACCCGGAGTGGATATACCTATGGTGTGCTTTTGCCGTTCAAAATATCATGTATATCCGGAGTATCATACTTCTGCAGATAATATGTCGATAATTTCGGCTGAAGGACTTGCAGGAGCTTATGAGGTCATGATCAAGTCAATAAAGGCACTTGAGTATAACAGATATTATAAGGTACAGACTTTGGGTGAGCCACAGCTTGGAAAAAGAGGACTTGTTCCTACAATGTCATCTAAAGACACATATAAATCAACTTTGGCGTTGAAAGATCTGATCGCATATGCAGACGGAAGAAATGACCTTATAGATATAAGTAATATTATAAAGGTGCCGTTGGATATCCTTTATCCCCTTATTGATAAGCTTATGGATTGTGGATTATTTGCTTATGAAGATTAA
- a CDS encoding HAD family hydrolase — translation MNKILFIDVDGTLVNYENQIPESAINAIKQARKNGHKVYISTGRSKAEVYQNIWDIGLDGMIGGNGSYVENNGEVIMHKLISPEDARHIVDWLHSRELEFYLESNSGLYASEHFETAALPTLKEYMGRKGKDSSGISVRKIFPDMIFDGDLYREDLNKVSFILKSYQDHLDSIKEFPDLQAGTWGGAGETALFGDLGVKNITKADAISTLLKHIGGSVEDTIAFGDAKIDLPMFDFCNTGVAMGNGGDEIKAAADFITTDVNDDGLWNAFKHFNLI, via the coding sequence ATGAATAAAATACTCTTTATAGATGTCGATGGTACCCTGGTAAATTATGAGAATCAGATACCTGAATCGGCGATCAATGCCATAAAACAGGCAAGAAAAAACGGACATAAGGTATATATAAGTACGGGCAGAAGCAAAGCCGAAGTTTATCAAAATATATGGGATATAGGTCTCGACGGTATGATAGGCGGCAACGGCTCATACGTTGAGAATAATGGAGAAGTCATAATGCATAAGCTTATATCTCCGGAGGATGCAAGACATATTGTAGACTGGCTTCATTCACGAGAACTTGAATTCTATCTCGAAAGCAATTCCGGTCTCTATGCCAGCGAGCATTTCGAAACTGCTGCACTTCCAACCTTAAAAGAGTATATGGGAAGAAAAGGCAAGGACAGCTCAGGAATATCAGTCAGAAAAATCTTCCCTGACATGATCTTTGATGGAGATTTATATCGTGAAGACCTGAATAAAGTAAGTTTCATACTAAAAAGCTATCAGGATCATTTAGATTCAATAAAAGAATTTCCGGATCTGCAGGCAGGTACCTGGGGCGGAGCCGGAGAAACTGCACTTTTTGGTGATCTGGGAGTCAAAAATATCACCAAAGCAGACGCTATTTCAACTCTTCTCAAGCATATAGGCGGCTCCGTCGAAGATACCATAGCATTCGGAGATGCAAAGATCGACCTCCCAATGTTTGATTTCTGTAATACAGGCGTTGCCATGGGAAACGGAGGAGACGAGATCAAGGCTGCTGCTGATTTTATCACTACAGATGTAAATGATGATGGGCTTTGGAATGCATTTAAGCATTTTAATCTTATATAA
- the rpsR gene encoding 30S ribosomal protein S18, protein MPYTKSNDHSESPARRRGGMRRRRKVCVFCGKDNVIDYKNVAQLRKYISERGKILPRRVTGNCAKHQRALTVAIKRARHLALLPYVVE, encoded by the coding sequence ATGCCATACACAAAGAGTAATGATCATTCTGAGTCTCCGGCAAGGAGAAGAGGCGGAATGCGCAGAAGAAGAAAGGTTTGCGTATTTTGCGGTAAGGACAATGTTATTGATTACAAGAACGTAGCACAGCTTAGAAAGTATATCTCTGAGCGCGGTAAGATTCTTCCCAGAAGAGTAACAGGTAACTGCGCAAAGCACCAGAGAGCACTTACAGTAGCTATCAAGAGAGCAAGACATCTTGCACTTCTTCCCTACGTTGTAGAATAA
- a CDS encoding acyl carrier protein translates to MKREEIFEKITEIFREEFDDDSLVIVDETNAEDIEDWDSLAHVELVMEMEKTFDMKFNIKEVGKLANVGEMVDLIERKLAEK, encoded by the coding sequence TTGAAACGCGAAGAAATATTTGAGAAGATAACGGAGATATTCAGGGAAGAATTTGATGATGATTCGCTTGTAATAGTTGATGAAACAAATGCAGAAGATATCGAGGACTGGGATTCTCTGGCACATGTGGAACTTGTGATGGAGATGGAAAAGACCTTTGATATGAAATTTAATATAAAAGAAGTTGGAAAACTTGCAAATGTTGGAGAAATGGTTGACCTTATCGAAAGGAAACTGGCAGAAAAATGA
- the asnS gene encoding asparagine--tRNA ligase: MEKLVEIRELFKNRDEYIGKKISVGGWIRSNRDSKTFGFAVISDGTFFDTLQIVYHDKMENFADIAKLNVGTAIIARGELVATPDAKQPFEIQADEIEIEGASTPDYPLQKKRHTLEYLRTMTHLRPRTNTFQATFRVRSLVAYAIHRFFQERGFVYVHTPLITGSDAEGAGEMFQVTTLPLNEIPKNEDGSVNYSEDFFGKATNLTVSGQLNGETFAQAFRNIYTFGPTFRAENSNTTRHAAEFWMIEPEIAFADLEDDMQLAEDMLKYIIKYVLDEAPEEMEFFNKFVDKGLLDRLNHVMNSDFGRVSYTEAVEILEKNNDKFEYKVSWGCDLQTEHERYLTEQVFKRPVFVTDYPKEIKAFYMKENPDGKTVAAMDCLVPGIGEIIGGSQREDSYDKLLKRIEELGMRKEDYDFYLDLRKYGSTRHAGFGLGFERAVMYITGMENIRDVLPFPRTVGTCEL, translated from the coding sequence ATGGAAAAATTAGTTGAGATCAGAGAACTTTTTAAGAACAGAGATGAATATATCGGTAAAAAGATTTCAGTCGGAGGATGGATCAGATCAAATCGTGATTCTAAGACTTTTGGTTTTGCAGTAATAAGCGACGGCACCTTTTTTGATACTCTTCAGATCGTATATCATGATAAGATGGAAAATTTTGCTGATATTGCAAAGCTTAACGTTGGAACAGCTATTATTGCAAGAGGTGAGCTTGTGGCAACACCGGATGCAAAGCAGCCGTTCGAGATACAGGCTGATGAGATTGAGATAGAGGGTGCTTCTACTCCTGATTATCCACTTCAGAAAAAACGTCATACACTTGAATACCTTAGAACAATGACACATTTAAGACCACGTACGAATACATTTCAGGCTACATTCCGCGTACGTTCTCTTGTTGCTTATGCGATTCACAGATTTTTCCAGGAGAGAGGCTTTGTTTATGTTCATACCCCTCTTATCACCGGTTCAGATGCCGAGGGTGCAGGAGAGATGTTCCAGGTTACAACGCTCCCTCTTAATGAGATTCCTAAGAATGAAGATGGAAGCGTAAATTATAGTGAAGATTTCTTCGGTAAGGCTACAAATCTTACCGTTTCAGGTCAGCTTAATGGTGAGACTTTTGCTCAGGCATTCAGGAATATTTATACTTTTGGACCTACTTTCAGAGCTGAAAATTCAAACACCACCAGACATGCTGCTGAGTTCTGGATGATCGAGCCTGAGATCGCATTTGCAGATCTTGAGGACGATATGCAGCTTGCTGAGGATATGCTTAAGTATATTATTAAATATGTGCTTGATGAAGCACCGGAAGAAATGGAATTTTTCAACAAATTTGTTGATAAAGGACTTCTTGATAGACTTAATCACGTTATGAATTCTGATTTCGGACGTGTTTCATACACCGAAGCTGTTGAAATTCTTGAGAAAAATAATGATAAGTTTGAATATAAAGTTTCATGGGGATGTGACCTTCAGACTGAGCATGAAAGATATCTTACAGAGCAGGTATTTAAGCGCCCTGTATTCGTTACAGATTATCCTAAGGAGATCAAGGCTTTCTATATGAAAGAAAATCCGGATGGAAAGACTGTTGCGGCAATGGACTGCCTTGTTCCCGGTATCGGTGAGATCATAGGTGGTTCTCAGAGAGAGGATAGTTATGATAAGCTTCTTAAGAGAATTGAAGAACTTGGGATGAGAAAAGAAGATTATGATTTCTATCTTGACTTAAGAAAATATGGTTCAACAAGACATGCCGGTTTTGGCCTTGGATTTGAAAGAGCGGTTATGTATATCACAGGTATGGAAAATATACGTGACGTGCTTCCTTTCCCGAGAACAGTCGGAACCTGCGAGCTTTAA
- a CDS encoding NAD-dependent protein deacylase, translating into MDEKIEQLQKIVDEAENIVFFGGAGVSTESGIPDFRSVDGLYNQKYDYPPETILSHGFFMHNPGGFYDFYRDKILMEGRAERPKPNAAHLKLAEMEAKGKLSAVITQNIDGLHQAAGSKVVYELHGTVTRNYCMQCDREYDLEYMMETTGVPKCEKCGGIIKPDVVLYEEGLDGNTMSGATKAIREADVLIIGGTSLVVYPAAGLVDYFRGKHLVLINKSATSQDYKADLCIADSIGKVLGSIVV; encoded by the coding sequence ATGGATGAAAAGATTGAACAGCTTCAGAAGATCGTAGACGAAGCAGAAAACATTGTGTTTTTCGGAGGCGCGGGAGTTTCAACCGAGAGTGGGATCCCGGATTTCAGATCTGTTGACGGACTTTATAATCAGAAATATGATTATCCGCCTGAGACAATACTTTCGCATGGATTTTTCATGCATAATCCCGGAGGATTTTATGATTTTTACAGGGACAAGATCCTTATGGAAGGCCGGGCAGAAAGACCAAAGCCTAATGCTGCACACTTAAAGCTTGCAGAGATGGAGGCAAAGGGGAAGCTCAGTGCTGTAATAACCCAGAATATAGATGGCCTGCATCAGGCAGCCGGTTCAAAGGTCGTATATGAACTTCACGGTACCGTAACGAGAAATTACTGTATGCAGTGTGACAGGGAATATGATCTTGAATATATGATGGAAACAACAGGTGTTCCGAAATGTGAGAAATGCGGAGGAATAATCAAGCCTGATGTTGTCCTCTACGAAGAGGGGCTTGACGGAAATACGATGAGCGGTGCTACCAAGGCAATTCGTGAGGCAGATGTTCTGATAATAGGCGGAACAAGCCTTGTGGTATATCCGGCGGCAGGATTGGTAGATTATTTCAGAGGGAAACATCTTGTTCTTATTAATAAATCCGCAACCAGTCAAGATTATAAGGCAGATCTCTGTATAGCGGACAGTATCGGAAAAGTACTTGGAAGCATAGTTGTATAA
- a CDS encoding NlpC/P60 family protein, with product MKRKICVVLSVCLALSLAVSAFGKTKEQIKNEQAESKKNLQEAEGKVDAIAEDKQDAEVSMNSSREELAQVLANVSIIEDEIEDKTAQIEEAQTKYDEASEKEEKQYEAIKKRIRYMYENGGADASYIEIFLQAGDFIDLLNKASYAEQLYSYDRELLEKYRTTKEETKASEEKLQAELDEMTEIKSTYDEQSDALEKTIEEQKAKVDDFDTLLSGAKADASKYRQEIQTQNAEIRAIAAAEEAEAARKKAEEEARKKAEEEARKKAEEEAKKKAEAEAEASKAAAESSSADDSEAESEEEESDDDDSSSSSGTSGSSIASYAQQFIGNPYVAGGTSLTNGCDCSGFTMSVYAHFGISIPRNSSAQAAAGKAVSYSDAQPGDVVCYPGHVGIYIGGGQIVHASTEATGIKITPATYRSITTIRRFV from the coding sequence ATGAAGAGGAAGATTTGTGTAGTGCTGAGCGTTTGTCTGGCTTTATCTCTGGCTGTTTCTGCCTTTGGTAAGACAAAGGAGCAGATTAAAAATGAACAGGCAGAGTCAAAGAAGAATCTGCAGGAGGCAGAAGGCAAGGTTGATGCCATTGCAGAGGACAAGCAGGATGCGGAAGTTTCAATGAATTCATCCAGAGAAGAACTGGCACAGGTTTTAGCCAATGTCAGTATCATAGAGGATGAAATAGAAGATAAAACAGCTCAGATTGAAGAAGCTCAGACTAAGTATGATGAGGCTTCTGAAAAAGAAGAAAAACAATATGAGGCTATTAAAAAGCGTATACGCTATATGTATGAAAATGGTGGCGCGGATGCTTCTTATATTGAGATTTTTCTTCAGGCAGGAGACTTTATAGATCTTCTGAACAAGGCGAGTTATGCTGAACAGCTTTATTCATATGACAGGGAACTTCTTGAAAAATACAGAACCACAAAAGAAGAGACAAAGGCTTCTGAAGAAAAACTCCAGGCTGAACTTGATGAAATGACAGAGATCAAATCCACTTATGATGAACAGTCTGATGCTCTTGAGAAAACTATCGAAGAACAAAAGGCAAAGGTGGATGACTTTGATACGCTTTTGAGTGGTGCCAAGGCCGATGCCAGCAAGTACAGGCAGGAAATACAGACTCAAAATGCTGAAATTCGTGCAATTGCAGCAGCCGAGGAAGCAGAAGCTGCCAGAAAAAAGGCTGAGGAAGAGGCCAGGAAAAAGGCTGAAGAAGAGGCCAGAAAGAAGGCTGAGGAAGAGGCAAAGAAGAAAGCTGAGGCAGAAGCTGAGGCTTCAAAAGCAGCAGCTGAGTCATCTTCAGCGGATGATTCTGAAGCTGAAAGTGAAGAGGAGGAGTCTGATGATGATGATTCTTCTTCGAGCTCCGGAACTTCGGGAAGTTCGATTGCGTCTTATGCTCAACAGTTTATAGGAAATCCTTATGTGGCAGGAGGTACATCGCTTACTAACGGTTGTGACTGTTCTGGATTTACAATGTCGGTATATGCTCATTTTGGAATCAGTATTCCAAGAAATTCAAGTGCACAGGCGGCAGCGGGTAAGGCTGTTTCATATTCTGATGCACAACCGGGAGACGTGGTTTGTTATCCCGGACATGTCGGAATTTATATAGGCGGAGGACAGATCGTACATGCTTCAACAGAGGCAACAGGTATTAAGATCACCCCTGCAACATATCGCTCGATAACAACAATCAGAAGATTTGTATGA